The nucleotide sequence TATAGCATTCACATAACCACTGTCTCCCAATCAATATGGCGTCAGCAGCCCTGCCAGCAACTTCCGGGTTACTTCCTGGTTCAAGGTCATGATATCTCGAAACTTTTTCGGATAAGAGTTTCCTCAATTTTTATCAGACATCCCTGCCAGCAACTTCTGGGTTACTTCCTGGTTCAGGTCATGATATCTCGAAACTTTTTCGAATAAGAGTCCCCTCTTAAAATATGACGAACAACGATCTCTCGAGTGAAAAACGGGGCGAGCGTACTTTTAACTCTTAGCGTATTGCGATGacgtttcataaatattttctatgaaattgGCTTCTTTTTCACAGTTCCTTCATATAGACCAGGGGtccccaaaccaggggtcgcgaccccaaattgggtgggagtgataagtaggttgGGGTCGCAAACAGATCATGGGGTCGGTGAGTTATGGtcgaggatggatgtacaaaacatctaataTTTGACAAACCATTTTAATTTAGCAGTTTgcaccatggcttactgtaaaacaggcccataggcattGCTCTAtacttatgctatagaaaatgtaggtgattattgtgacatcaccGTTTGGTTCTGTCTTactttacttaataccaccacatgaccaatcTCGAAAGCCCAGGtaaagaagctctaaagttcCATGAATATAtatgacctggggtcgcactgaacacttgaaagttgtctttggggtcgtcctgaagaaagcttgggaacccctgatatagacTTACAATAGGCAACAAATATAGCATTATGTTTCATTCTAGCTCTTGGTATTTCTGTCGCAGCCCGTGATATTCTACACACACGAAGTTCGGAGCGAGGGCGCGTGTTGTTGTTTTGAACAAATTCGTTTCTCGCGTGTTTGGAAAATTCGTCGTAGGAAATCTCGCCGCGGGAAATTTCGGCGCACAGGAAAAATCGCAaaagcattttgctgtaaaacaagtatttgagATTAAAACAGTTAGTTTAATAGGGTTGGGGTATGCTCTTAAAAAAGggatctttttcaaataatGCCATTTTTCTTATGGCGATTTTTtctatgcggcgaaatttccgACGGCGAGATTCcttgcggcgaattttcctacATCCGTTTCTCGAGCGTGTCTACAACTGTTAGCGTAATGTGGTAATCTTTTgtaaattattggacacgtttagtggccataacgatcgtttcaaaattttgttgttattgttattattgttatttgtctccgtctccatttttaaaaaatcgcttttctcttcgaatactggaccaattgctttgatattttcagtggttaaagataaaatttttctccagaaggctattactttttttttcgctatgacgtcatcaaaattattgccactgggtggcgctacgtgtccatatatttgagcatagctctcttgttcactATATAATTCTATTTATTACTTTCAGTTCCTTCATATAGGCTACAATAGGTAGCATTATAACTCATATTATCATAAATCTACAACTAATGGATATAGCATTCACATAACCACTGCCCTCCAATCAACATGGCGTCTGCAACCCTGCCAGCAACTTCCGGGTCACTTCCTGGTTCGAGGTCAAGTACTAGGTCACGGCACAGGCGCAGTGCAACACTGCCTACTCGACTGCCTTCTATAGTTCCAAAGTCAACGTTGGTAGCTCCGAAGCTGCACGATATCGAGCCGACTAAAAGGTAAGAAATGCGTAAATATCACAAGCATTTCATAGTAATTCCATTTTTCTGTTAAAATAATACGAAACCATAATGTAATAGTCTCGTGCGAATTTTTAATTGGTTTTCCACGACTTCTCTCCAAACGAAGCTCGGCACGGACGCCATTTAATGTCTAATGAGCTACTTTTTGGAGATGACCAAAATTTTTCAGGGTCGccatttcggtactcccgtagcaggtgatccaagatggcggacaccggaacgtagtatgtgtaccagattccAATTTTCcgcattttagttttattacgagttcgggactagcctaaaataatggcctaaccctaacctgatctGGTCGTATCACTCCTTCCTGCTGTCTATACCAAATTGATTtacttaatattattttttttttattattacgatgactgttattaaatattggttgacgaaaaaataaatttctcttTCTCTATCTGCACAGGATTGATGTTCTCCATCCTCCCACAGTTCCAAGACGTACAGTATTTCTTGAAACATTCGACTCCCATGACCACATGAGACAGCGATGCCAGTTAATGCAACGACAACAATGGTACAGATATCACGGCGAATGGCAGAAACCATTATATGGAACGCCGGCTGTTCGAGAATCTTATAGGTATAGAAAATGTTACAAATTAGGTAGGAAGTGTGGCAGACCCTTTTATTCATtccggcccgcctgatgctgtctGCCTGCTTTTAGCCAATTATGCATGCCCTACATAGTTGTTGGTATTTCAAAGCTGTATGGTGCAATAGGCTTGTTAGATTATGATCGTAATTTTAAGTTTCAATTTAGTGTCGACAAAGTTTTTTTAACGTCCCCATAACGCTCTCTCAACGTTCTTTTTGTTCTTAGCTTATGCATTCTTGCCAATCTGTtcataaatgtaaatttttaccATTTATTTTAACCTTTTGTAAATTGACTTAATACGACGATTACCCGTGTATTTTTCTCTGATAAGAGCAGTCACTGATACTTAACAATATCTTGGAGTATCTTTATTATTATCAGAAAATATCTATGGACTCCGTTTTcgtcagaaaaaaaaaatgtcaaaatgcTTTTATCAATCTCTACAAAACACATAAATACTTTGAAATCAGGGTATTAATTAAATCCCGGAAAGATAATACACTTATCATCGTGTAATGGCCACTCCCTTCACAAACCTTTCTGAAGCCCAGCAAAAGTCATAATTTTACTTGAATGCTCAATATTAATATAGGTTCGGGTTCGCGCTCGTTTATTTCAGCAGCAGaaaaacaacagaattttaaaattgcaaaaagattttgaaataaatctCATGTCATGTGATACTTTTGAATTATTAAATTAGTTTGTTATTGGTCATTTCCTTTTAAAGTAATTGGCCGCTGACCCGGAGACTGTCACTATCATTCGCGATTGCAATGAATTTTTGACGTTATTTCTTAtgtgtatatttacattttttaatgtCGTTATACACTTTTGCCTCTTTTGCTGGTGCTTCCtatagtatgtgtgccaggttagggttgggtcaTAAGTTTAAGCCGATTctctttattttaattctattacgagttcggggactgtctgtgttagccaagtgaataataTCCCCTTGACATAGGTTTCAGTATCTTCACACACCTTGATGTTAAGTAaccgaacaaaatttgttacctccatattggtagaCATACTCTCTTTTTCTTTTACgataaaaattaatatctgAATCTGTCATAATAATTTCAGGTCAGATATAAGGAGTGTGCTGAAGACACAAATGGAAGATCGACAAACTAGAAGAAAAAGGGATTGGGATAACGCCTTGTATGAAAGTATACAGGTGGGCATCTACCTATAACTATGTATATCTTTGCATATAAGCTGACCCTTTATAACGCAACTAAACgataaatttataacaaaaaaacgCAAAAAGCCGACCTTatacaaatcgtaacacgccgTAAGCACCTATAACAAAAAATGGCTACAGAAgagaattaatgaaaatgacAAGCATTATTGGTATGTTATGTGTAGTGGAACCATACGAGGAAAACTCATTTAGACTGTTTTCTAGGCTTTTATTAACTTAAAGATTACTACTatactaaaacaagaaaaagaacaagTTACAAGATGTAGCAACCTTGACGCACGCTATCCAAATAAAACCCAACTTTGCCACGCGACTATTAACATTTCAGATTGCTCGGCGATGGTGCCACGTTGGCCACATTAGGTGGcgctaattcaatttcatcacaTTATGCGCCGACCCCTTAGTTTGGTAACTCTTTTAAACCTTTTTGGAAAGAATTTTAAACTCAGCTCAAGTGCGAGAATATATAGTTAGTAATAGAGGCCGATTCACAGATTTTTTCTTATCTTACCTCATTGGCTGCTCGACCCAGAGTCGTTCTCAAAGCGGAAGGGTCGAAGCAAATCTTAAAAACTTTCAGTTTTGTCATACATTATCGTATTTTACGGACCACAATGAGCACCGGGTTATAAGGTACACGGTTAAATAATCGCTTTTTGTCCTTACATAAGTTGTATCGGACTATAACCTGGTACTGGTAACTTGGTTTGAGTGTTGGCAATAGagcactacctgatccatacatCAGCCGAACCGTGTTGTAAGACACACGATcgagttttgaaaatttaaaaagaatttaaaGTGCACCTTAtggtattcgtaccaagatgacgcacaacctgaacaaccctgacctggtacacatactatgtttaggttgtgcgccatctagGCACTAATACTTTGGAAGCACCCTTATGGTCCGTATAATAGGGTAGTTTGGTTTATTACCTTTCCCCATCCCTGAAATAGCCGAGGCACGGTTACGTCTTCCTTTACTATATATATTCGATCATTCGATGAACACTTTACTAGTTTCTATTCTATTTCTACCAAAACCTAAATCGGTGAACAGGCGAGAGGCAGTGTTTGGCCGCCATATGATTATGCCGTCTTATTGAATATCATTCATTTTACGCaaagtaaatttgaaaatcGTATTCCGGTGTCGCTgaattaatttttgaacaatCAACAAATAAAAAGCAAATTCTAGGGTGCTTCCGGactattcgtaccaagatggcgcacaacctgaaaatagtatgtatgtgcgtcatcttaggatgaatacttccggagcgccaat is from Styela clava chromosome 9, kaStyClav1.hap1.2, whole genome shotgun sequence and encodes:
- the LOC120339807 gene encoding uncharacterized protein LOC120339807; protein product: MASATLPATSGSLPGSRSSTRSRHRRSATLPTRLPSIVPKSTLVAPKLHDIEPTKRIDVLHPPTVPRRTVFLETFDSHDHMRQRCQLMQRQQWYRYHGEWQKPLYGTPAVRESYRSDIRSVLKTQMEDRQTRRKRDWDNALYESIQATNRDRMEAEMDMEKRRNKMRHLNTFTRENKRIMEEKWQERTRLRTVENKKDLEQLQYNPINWSHTLK